ctgaacctgggaggcggaggttgcagtgagccgagatcgtgccattgcactccagcctgggtgacagagcgagaccctgtctcaaaaaaaaaataaataagagctcACAGTTTATTGGGAGAGAcagataagtaaacaaataattataatacaatataGTTTGTGCTATATAACATAAGACTGCACAAAGTGCTTAGGaatgcagaaaaaaaaggagaactaATCACACCTAAGGGAGACAGGGAAGGCTGAATAGTTTTCCAAAATAAGAGACGTGGAGAGGAATGACAAGAGGGATGATATCCCAGGATGCAGAGAGAAAGGTATAAAAGGGCATGGTATTTCCAGGAAATAGTGTGAAACTCTGCTTGTAACTTAGTGTGCAGGAAAGGTGTGAAGTGGCCTGAATCTGAGGAGCCTGGCATGCCTTGCTAGGGAATTTGAACTTTATCAcacaggcaatggggaaaatcAGAGGAAGATTTAACCAGGGAAATTACAtgatcaaaaaaacaaaatttatagctaggcgcggtggctcatgcctgtaatcccagcactttcagaggccaaggcaggtggatcacttgaagtcaggagttccagaccagcctgagaaacatgctgaaaccccgtctctacagaaaatacaaaaattagctgggcgtggtggcacatgcctgtagtcccagctactccggaggctgaggtgggaggattgcttgagtgcagcaggtcaaggctgcagtgagccaagatcacaccactgcattccagtctgagtgacagagcaagaccctgtctcaaaaaaggaggaaagaaggaaggaaggaaggaaggagaaagaaagaaagaaagaaggaaggaaggaaagaaagaaagaaagaaagaaagaaagaaagaaagaaagaaagaaagaaagaaataaggaaggaaagaaagaaagaaattatacgATCGCATGTAAGTTATATAATCCCAGTTCTGCCTCGTTGGGCAAGTCAATCTCTGAGCATTGTTagtgtcttcatctataaaatgcagataatagTGGTACCTACCTCATGGGGTTGAATTGAGGAGTAAATGATTGAGGAGTAAATGATTGAGGAGTAAATGAACTAATGTTCGTAAAGCAATTTGCACAGAGACTGGCACATAATAAGGGCTCCATAAATTTTAGCCATAATTACCAGACATGTTTCTTAGAATGGTAACCTTGTTGGCAGCTCTGAATATAAACTGTAGTGAGGTAAAGACTGATGGAAGGAGATCCAATTAAGATGAtactgcaccttttttttttgacagggtgttattctgtcacccaggctggagcacagtggcatgatcttggctcactgcaacctccacctcttgggttcaagcgactctcccacctcagcctcccaagtagctgggactacaggtgcgtgccccacaccaggctaatttttctatttttagcagagatgggtttcaccatgttggccaggctggtctcaaactcctgacctcaagtgatccgcctgcctcgacctcccaaagtgctgatattacaggcgtcaggcactgcacccggctgatccTACAATTTAAATGCAGTTATAAATAGGTCTTGAACTGGGATTTGGATGTAGAAAGTTACGGAGATGAAGAAGTAATGGGTAATTACCTCTAAGCTGCTGCTTGGAGCTTGGGAGACTGGGTAGATCAGGACTACCATAAGTCAAATTCAGAGATAAGGGTAGCCAGAGGATAGGGGTGCGGGTGCAGGAACAGATAATGAGTTTGGACCTGTTGAATGAGAAGTGAAGCCGTTGGAGATGTGAACCTGGAGAATATCGGTGTTGAAGGGAAAGCCAGAAGAGCCAGTGGAGGAAACTGATTGGTAAGTGAGACCTCACTGTCAGTGGGAACTGCGTATGGGGGGATGAAGGCgggtggagggaggaggaagggggtgaGGAGGAACACCACCGTGGGCTAACCATTTGTTTATGTTACACAAGCCCCCCACCCAACTCTCCAACGTGCATACATCCTATTTTCTAGTCAGTTCCTTGCTTCTTGCTTCTTGGTCTCCTGCATCTTTAAGAGAagaattttttcccttttgccgTCTCCTAAATGAAGGAGGGAAAGGGCTAGCACCTCTCAATCTGGTCACCTACGCGACTCCGAATCACAAGGGAGACAATGGAAAGGGGGAAAGGGCGAAAAACGAttcttaagaaaagaaagagtccGCGACGACTTCTAATAATTAAAGTTCCACCTCGTTATATCCTGCCACGCCGCTCTCCTGCCGCCGTATCGGGCTCCTGGCCGCGAAGCAGGACGGGAGATGTAGTCCTCAAGAGTGACCAGGGTGGCACGACTGCAGAACTCGGTTTCCCGACTGGCTTTCGAGGCGCGTGCGCAGATGGCTGCCCCGGCGAGTGGTAAACAGAGACGTCAGGAGGGGGCTGCTGCTTGGAGCAAAACAAAAGGGAAAcccggggggcggggggtgggggggggttgATAGGGGAATCGGTGCGGGAATAAGGGAGGCCGCAGCCGCGGGGACCCGGACCCTATTAAGAGTGGCGAGAAGGGAAGAGGCGGGGGAAGGGGGAGTCAGGGGAGGGGCAAGTGACGCGGGGGAGCGGGGCGTGGGGGAGGGCAGCAATCCGGGTGGAGGAAATTTGGGAGGAGTGTCCGGGGGGCAGCAACTTAAAAGGGGGAGGGAACTGCGGCTAAGGAGACGTTCGGTGATGGGAGCGCAATGTATGAGGGGATACAGTGCCTCAGGTTTAAAAGAGCAGGAAGCTGAGTGAGAGGTTGCAGAAAAAGTGTCTTCGCTTGGCAGAGGTTACAGGTGGCATCTCGGAAAGAGCTTTGAGGCTACAGGCTGTAGTTGGGAAGGGGATCGGAGAACTGTGTGAAGGGACAGCTTAGGGACTAGCGTCCTGGGACTAGGGGGAAGTTCGCGACTTGAAGACTGGCAGGAATGTGCCTCCTGGCCCTCGATGCTTCCCCCCTGAGGGGAGGCATCGTGAGGGACTGTGGCAGGCTTTACTGAACGCTGAGCCGGGGAGGTCCAACTCCACGTATGGATCCGGGGAATGAGAATTCAGCCACAGAGGCTGCCGCGATCATAGACCTAGATCCCGACTTCGAACCCCAGAGCCGTCCCCGCTcctgcacctggccccttcccCGACCAGAGATCGCTAACCAGCCGTCCGAGCCGCCCGAGGTGGAGCCAGGTCTGGGGGAAAAGGTACACACGGAGGGGCGCTCAGAGCCGATCCTGTTGCCCTCTCGGCTCCCAGAGCCGGCCGGGGGCCCCCAGCCCGGAATCCTGGGGGCTGTAACAGGTCCTCGGAAGGGAGGCTCCCGCCGGAATGCCTGGGGAAATCAGTCATATGCAGAACTCATCAGCCAGGCCATTGAAAGCGCCCCGGAGAAGCGACTGACACTTGCCCAGATCTACGAGTGGATGGTCCGTACTGTACCCTACTTCAAGGACAAGGGTGACAGCAACAGCTCAGCAGGATGGAAGGTAATTATGACCCTCTTACCTTCTTCCCAACACCATCTACCCCCTGGACCCCCTAGCCTCCCTTACTTCTACTCTGGGGCCCCTTTTActacctcccacccccaccccctttgGGAAGCCCAGAGATCCACCTTCAATCTCCAGTTAGACAAACATTTACTTAGTACATAGTATATGCCACACTCGGTGCTTGATGCTGAAGGATCACAGATGAATAAGACACTGTCCCTGCCCTGGAGAAAATTGAATTCTCTGCTCACTGCTCAACACTCGCAGCACTTTGGCTTGGGCTGCCCCAAACACTTATTCCCACAGAGAAGTCTTTATCCTATGTACAGCAGGAACTGTGTGGATTCCCCACATGAACctacccttccctcctcccccatctcccaCCCCAACACCTTTTCTCCCATTCCTGTGGGATTACTTGGACTCCCTGCTTGCCTCCCAATACCTCAGTGTAGTGGTACTGTTCTAGCACTGCTCTACCCAGgaggagggagtgcagtggcaaaggGTAAAAACAATAATATTCATGGGGAAAGGTAGCTGATCTCATGCACTAAGAAGAAAAAGGGCTGTGAGCTGCCACTTGGCTCAGCTTACCCTGTGCTGCCAAGAAACTCTCCCTTGTAAGGGGCTATCCAAGTTTTGGGGGGAAGTCATCCTTTACTGTTAAGGAATATTAGTCATGAAGAAGGAGGTAGGGCTCTGACTTTAGAGCACAAAGTTGGGAGTTCCCTTGGCCTTCTGTGAAGAAACTGTGATAGAATATCTCAAAGGATACTCTGAAAAACTTGTCCTGAGAAATATGGGGCTGTAATCACAAAACTGGGGAGCCTCAAGCCCTATTGCTGGCTTGTACCTCTCTAGGTGGTGAGGTCAGCATATAACCAAGTACAGAAGGTTGGATGAGCAGAGGAACTTCCCCTAGGTATAGGAGACTGAGGGATCAGATCTGTGCTATCCCTAGGGGCTGGGCAGAACAGAAGATAGGACAGCTGACTGAGACCCTTGGCACTATTTCTGGGTAGACTGCCACGCCACAGTCTCAGCTCATAAAAAGCTCCCCTCCTTGGACCCAGCCTACacagctgtttttcttttcccttaggTTCATTTTCCAGGGTAGAGGAAATAACAAGTTGTTAGTTATATTGTGGGAGTATAGTCCATCCTTATAATCTACACTTCTGTGGGGCTTTAGAGTTTACAAAGtagtttttcaagtttttattttattaatctttacaGCAATTCTGAGATTCCACATTTTACACATTAGGAAACTAGGTACCGAAAGGTTAGGAAACTCACCTAATAACAGCAGGGTgaggacttgaactcaggtctAACTATAAATCATATTCTCTAAAAAGAGCCTGACTTGCTCTAATTGGAATGAGGGCAAAGTCAAATCAGGCTGAGCCTGGGACTTCAAGGCCCCCCCACCCCTCTCTGAGGGGAAGTCTCATGCCTGAACTGATGATATGCCAAGGTTACTCCCACCCCACCAGGGGGCGGCACTCACTTAGAACAAGAAAGTTTAGATTAGGTGGCTTAGGGAGCAATTAGCAGTCACCCCCACCACCCTGCCCTCCAACATGTAAGAGTTATGGGCTTTTGGGAAACTGACCTCTCCAATTAAGAGTCTGTGTACCACTTGCTAGTTCCAAGGCCTAAAGAAGAGGAGACAAACGGGCCTTGTGGCTATTAAGTAGTAGGGAAAGGAATGGATCTTCTCAAGTAGATCCAGAATTAGAGGATAAAAAGAGGAGAAATCATAGTGCCAGGTCATGGTCATTGTGGTCCTTAGTTACTATGAGGTGAGGCCGGATGGACAAGTGCCACTCCTTGAAGGAACATCAGCACAGTTGAAATGTCATTACCTCAGGGTCCCAGGAACACAAGGAGTTCTTTGGCTAAAGAGCCCTGGAACAAGAAGCATCATTCCCCAGGCAAAGGGTCTCCTTATCTTAAGAGCACCAGTCAGAGAAACAAGTAGTTTCTGACCGTCCcatggcctcagcctcctagttgCTCTAAGCACTTCTGGGCTCCTCCTGAATTTCTAAACTAAAGACCTCCAAGTGGGAGGTCAAATGCCCCCAAGGTTGAAGAGTTTATGCACAAATTCCTGAGAAATGGGGGAAAGGCACTGGGAAGGAGGTAGGGAAAAGAAGGCAGGTTTCGGGAAGGGGGTTGGCCAGGGGAGGGCCAAACCCCTTGTGTAACTAGCCTGCCCCGCGGCAATCAGTAAATATAAGCTGCACTGGGGGCTGAAGAAGCTGCcaatctcagctccctgggcCACTGGAAAGCATCGTTTCCCTAGTAGAATGTCAccagtgagggaggaagggaaaacaTACAGCTTCCAATACCCAAGGCACTGAAGAGCTGGCAGAGCCTCAAGGGGAGCCTCACCATTGTCAACCCAGGGGCAACCCACCAATCAGGTACAAATATTGATTATGTACTGTGAGCTTGAGTAGGTATAGAGTATGTGCTGTGAGCTTGGTGCTCTGGGAGGGCTCTGTTGGGGGATGTGGGACTGGAGGACATTACACTTGGCACTTACACTCGATGAGACGAATTGCATGAAACCATAAGCCACACAATATAAATTGGGTGAAATTGTGTGgcgcagattttaaaaataatatacaagaAATTTGGCTGCCAAAGTCAAGCAGCCGCTTTATAAAAGAGGTGGAACTGAAGCTTGGTCTTGACGGAACTAGTAAAACTTAGAGAGGGGAGATCCCTCCTCGgaaaagaggggaggggaagattgCACCTCACGCATTTGAGGCACAGCAGGAAGCCTGAACCTGAACTGAATGTAGTTGAGGATGTGTGTTGTGGATTGGAAGAAATAAGGCTGGGATTCAGGGAGCGGGGAAAAAGGAATCTTTAAATTCTATAGAGAGCTGGGTGGCCCAAATGCTCTGTGGGGAATGGAGCACCTGCTGTGCTGAGATTCCAGCCCTTCAGCCTATTCAGAGAACTGGCTCTGGGCAGGGCGGGTCCGTCCTGGGCTGGTGCTGTACCACTGTCCCGTAAACTCCACCCAAACCTGCACTCAAGGAAAGGGGTGCAATGCTCTTTCCCACCTGAACCTAGTTCTTGCTGGGCAAGGAGCACGTCTCCCCAGTGCCCACCAGCCCCAGGtactgcccccccaccccccacaaaacACACACCAAGCCCTGGGAGGAGCAGAGTACCAGGAGCTTTTCCAGGGTGGGCACCCCCCGTGCTCTCTGCAGTGGATTATTACACGTTATCTCCCACCCGCTGTACAGAGAAGTCTGGAGCAGAGGCTGAGCAGCTTGTCTGGGAGCGGGAAATGTGTGTGGTCTCCCctcacaccccacccccacccctacttCTACCAGTTTTCCCCCCTGGATTCAACTTTCTTTGAGTCTCCAGGAATACCCCTGCTGTGTTCCAGCAcccttttatcttttatctttttctctttttttgtaaattatttaaagtttttcttaaactttaatgACCTGGGAAATGAAGCCCCGAAATGAACCCTGCTGCGGTGGTGGCGCCAAATCCTAAACCCTAGATCATCGGGGTCCAGCATCCTCTTAGACTTGACCGCTGGCCACTGACCTCCCCTACAGTACCTCACGCCCCTTTCCTGCCATCTCTGCCCCTCCAGAACTCGATCCGCCACAACCTGTCCCTGCACAGCAAGTTCATCAAGGTTCACAACGAGGCCACCGGCAAAAGCTCTTGGTGGATGCTGAACCCTGAGGGAGGCAAGAGCGGCAAAGCCCCCCGCCGCCGGGCCGCCTCCATGGATAGCAGCAGCAAGCTGCTCCGGGGCCGCAGTAAAGCCCCCAAGAAGAAACCATCTGTGCTGCCAGCTCCACCCGAAGGTGCCACTCCGACGAGCCCTGTCGGCCACTTTGCCAAGTGGTCAGGCAGCCCTTGCTCTCGAAACCGTGAAGAAGCCGATATGTGGACCACCTTCCGTCCACGAAGCAGTTCAAATGCCAGCAGTGTCAGCACCCGGCTGTCCCCCTTGAGGCCAGAGTCTGAGGTGCTGGCGGAGGAAATACCAGCTTCAGTCAGCAGCTATGCAGGGGGTGTCCCTCCCACCCTCAATGAAGGTCTAGAGCTGTTAGATGGGCTCAATCTCACCTCTTCCCATTCCCTGCTATCTCGGAGTGGTCTCTCTGGCTTCTCTTTGCAGCATCCTGGGGTTACTGGCCCCTTACACACCTACAGCAGCTCCCTTTTCAGCCCAGCAGAGGGGCCCCTGTCAGCAGGAGAAGGGTGCTTCTCCAGCTCCCAGGCTCTGGAGGCCCTGCTCACCTCTGATACGCCACCACCCCCTGCTGATGTCCTCATGACCCAGGTAGATCCCATTCTGTCCCAGGCTCCTACTCTTCTGTTGCTGGGGGGGCTTCCTTCCTCCAGTAAGCTGGCCACGGGCGTCGGCCTGTGTCCCAAGCCCCTAGAGGCTCCAGGCCCCAGCAGTCTGGTTCCCACCCTTTCTATGATAGCACCACCTCCAGTCATGGCAAGTGCCCCCATCCCCAAGGCTCTGGGGACTCCTGTGCTCACACCCCCTACTGAAGCTGCAAGCCAAGACAGAATGCCTCAGGATCTAGATCTTGATATGTATATGGAGAACCTGGAGTGTGACATGGATAACATCATCAGTGACCTCATGGATGAGGGCGAGGGACTGGACTTCAACTTTGAGCCAGGTACAGTACCCCCTAATCACCATAGCACCTCATAGCCTATGACCACTCCTAGGTGCCCAGCTAGTCCCATGATCTGGGCGAAGGGGAGATTTAGGACAAGTGGTAGCCAGAGCTCCTGGGGAACTGGAGGGAAGATGTCATATTACAGTAGCATAGTTTCCGGATGGGACCTCCAGGCCCCTTAGCTGTGCCCACCCCTGCAAGGTAGCACAGAAAAGGTATGTGTATGGAAGTGGGGTAGGTGCCACCATCTTCTTTGGTGGGAATCTGGATGATAGAATGTTGGCAAGCCCCAGGTAAGCCTCTTACCTTATTCTCCGTTTCTTCTTCCCACAGATCCCTGAGTCATGCCTGGAAGCTTTGTCCCCTGCTTCAGAGGTGGAGCCAGGCGTGTTCATATCTACTCTTTACCCTTGAGCCCTCCCCAGGAATTTGGGACCCGGCTTTAGAGCTAGGGTGGGGTCTGGTCACACACAGGTGTTGAAGAAAGTATAGAGATAAAGCTGCCCCATCTGGGGACGATATGGGGAGGGAGatgggaggggaaaggggagagggttTTTCTCACTGTGCCAATTAGGGGGTAAGGCCCCCTCTCAGGAGCCATCATCGGCTTTCCCCATTCCTACCCCCTTAGGCTTTGTAGCAAGATGAGCAATGCTGTTGGAAATGTGAAGTCACCAGTGGCCTTACCCCTGCCTTTGGGAGcaggattttttgtagagagtctTATCTGAGCTGAGCCAGGCTAGCTGGAGCCTGGGATTTCTATGCAGTGGCCCCTTAGGCCAGTGATGTGGGGTGGGTGGGCTGTTTAGGGGATCTGGAAGGGCCAAGGTCTGAGCACTGCAGTGGCTCGCCAGGCCAAATCACCCTTAGAAGGCTGCAGATAACAGAAAGgctttttataaacttttaaagaaatataaacacaaatataGAGATTTTTTAACCATGGCAGGGTGCTAGTGGTGGGcagaatgctttttttctttctgaaggcttTGTGATAGTGACATGATACAAACACTACAGACAATAAATATTAGGAGAGACACAGGGaagtggggagaggtggggagtAATAGTAAACACAGGGAAGAGCTCCCCTATGGACCAGGTATAGAGAAAGGTCTATGCAGAAATAGGTTAGAGTTTCCCTAACAAAAAAGCTAACCCAGGTCCCCTCATTCCTTCAACTTGTGCCTGGGAGTGTGTGGTGTTGGGGTGCAGCCACACTCTTCTATGACCCAGCATGGGTTAGTGCTATGGTGGGAGAGTACATTGAAGGCCTGGAATTAGCTTGGGGCCAGGGAAGGGactgggaggggagagaagagaaggagggaaggatttAGGATGGTAAAGTTAGGTACAGAGACCTCCCTGTTCAAGGCCCCTGACAGCTGTCCCtgcccttcttccccttccctgacTGCAGGGGTTATGTGGAAGTGTGTGTGGCAGCAGGCAGCGGGGAGGGGAGGAACAGGGAAGGGGGAGCTGGGGAGCTTGGCTGAGGGTCTGGGAAATGAGCAGGGATGGGGGGGGATGTGGATCAGGTTTACTAGCACCTGCCAGGGAGGCCATCTGGGGCTCCTtctccaccccagcccccaaAGCAGCCCTTCCCCCAGTGCCCTTTGCAtcgtcccctcccccacccctgctgTGGGTTCCCATCATTTCCTGTGTCAGCGCCTGGCCTACCCAGATTGTATCATGTGCTAGATTGGAGTGGGGAAGTGtgtcaaatcaataaatgaataaattcaataaatgcCTATAACCAGCTCTGGTTTCTGCTGCCTTGCTTCTCCCCTTGGataagggggagggaggggaaaaggcAAAGGGTGGGAGGAAGAAACTGCCCAGAGGCAGAGACATGGAGGAGGGTGGGGGAATTTCACCCCAGGGAGGTGGTGGAGTGTGGGGGTGGAGGGACACCTAACCCCTGCAGGAGTAGGCGGGCTGTGAGATAGGCCTCCCAAGGGGAGGTAGTCTGGTTTGAGAAGACCCCACCCCCTACTCCGTTCCTCAAAGGCTCATTGTACTAGACTTCACAGCCTTCCTCACCCCCACCCATGTGCTTGCCCCAGCCCTCTCCTGCCGCTCCCATCCACCCTCAGAGCCTCCTAGGTGCCTGGGGCGTACGTACTCGAGCCTTAGTGCAGATATTGGGAGAAGGAGTctttctagaaaaagaaatctcacGTTAAATTCCAGTAATTTCACACCTAGTATTACTTCTTTTGCTTGGTGGTTTTATTGAGTTGGCGACCTTTATTCTTCCTGAAGTCTGGTCTGTTCCTAAAGGTCGGAGACTTGCGAGTGGACTTCTTTTTGTCTGATCGTCCTGATTGCTTGgactagaaaaagaaagtaagtaaACAAAGAGGCCCCTGCAGGGAAGGT
The Gorilla gorilla gorilla isolate KB3781 chromosome X, NHGRI_mGorGor1-v2.1_pri, whole genome shotgun sequence genome window above contains:
- the FOXO4 gene encoding forkhead box protein O4, with protein sequence MDPGNENSATEAAAIIDLDPDFEPQSRPRSCTWPLPRPEIANQPSEPPEVEPGLGEKVHTEGRSEPILLPSRLPEPAGGPQPGILGAVTGPRKGGSRRNAWGNQSYAELISQAIESAPEKRLTLAQIYEWMVRTVPYFKDKGDSNSSAGWKNSIRHNLSLHSKFIKVHNEATGKSSWWMLNPEGGKSGKAPRRRAASMDSSSKLLRGRSKAPKKKPSVLPAPPEGATPTSPVGHFAKWSGSPCSRNREEADMWTTFRPRSSSNASSVSTRLSPLRPESEVLAEEIPASVSSYAGGVPPTLNEGLELLDGLNLTSSHSLLSRSGLSGFSLQHPGVTGPLHTYSSSLFSPAEGPLSAGEGCFSSSQALEALLTSDTPPPPADVLMTQVDPILSQAPTLLLLGGLPSSSKLATGVGLCPKPLEAPGPSSLVPTLSMIAPPPVMASAPIPKALGTPVLTPPTEAASQDRMPQDLDLDMYMENLECDMDNIISDLMDEGEGLDFNFEPDP